The nucleotide sequence GACGCAAGAAGTCGTGACTATGGAATGAGGACAATGAACGACGCCGAAGGGTCGTCTAGTGCAGCGCATAGCGCGCTGGCTAACGAAGAAGAAAGACAAACCGGATTCATGGAACGGCTGTTTAATTGGTCCGGCGGAAAACCCGATAGCGATTCCGACGAGGGCGAACAGCAAGACGCGACTGATACACGTGTTTTTGCTGTACCGGGTCTGGGTAATCTCAGAAAAATGCGTGTGGAAGATGTTGCCGTGCCAAAGGGCGATATCGTTGCCGTGCCGGTCGAGACGACGCTGGAAGAACTGGTGGCGGAGTTCCGCGAAAACGGGTTCACGCGTCTGCCTGTCTATGAGGGCACACTGGATATGCCGCTGGGTATGGTCCACCTGAAGGATGTGGCGTTGAAATATGGCTTCAACGGTGGCGGGAAGGAATTCGATCTTCGGTCACTTCTGCGCCCGCTCCTTTATGCCCCTCCTTCGATGACGCTGGCCGTGCTCATGCAGAAGATGCAGTCGCAGCGCATGCATATGGCGCTGGTGATTGATGAATACGGTGGCACCGATGGGCTTGTTACGATCGAGGATCTGATTGAGCAGGTCG is from Qingshengfaniella alkalisoli and encodes:
- a CDS encoding hemolysin family protein, giving the protein MNDAEGSSSAAHSALANEEERQTGFMERLFNWSGGKPDSDSDEGEQQDATDTRVFAVPGLGNLRKMRVEDVAVPKGDIVAVPVETTLEELVAEFRENGFTRLPVYEGTLDMPLGMVHLKDVALKYGFNGGGKEFDLRSLLRPLLYAPPSMTLAVLMQKMQSQRMHMALVIDEYGGTDGLVTIEDLIEQVVGEIEDEHDVDEDVLWTREGTNSCIALAKTPVEDFEKEFGVSFDGLDVEEDIDTLGGLVFLLSGHVPTRGEVVRHDNGTEFEVIDADPRRIKRLRVRLATDSTNAN